GAACATCCCAAAGGGACATTGACGATCATGCTGATCTTTGCGCTCTCGATCGTCGTGTTGTGGTCTTGGGTCTTTTTGACTCTGATGGAAAGGGGAATGACGCGATGATTCACGTTGACACTTACGAACGCTATTGGATCATGCTGACGGCTGTGGTGTTGATCGTCTTTACCGCGGCGGTGGGCATCTCCGGTTTTATGATGGGCGTCCAAGTGCCG
The nucleotide sequence above comes from Chloroflexota bacterium. Encoded proteins:
- a CDS encoding cytochrome c oxidase subunit 2A: MKEEHPKGTLTIMLIFALSIVVLWSWVFLTLMERGMTR